GCACATGAGGCGCTGGAGGGCCGTTCGCGGAGAGGCTGACCCGTAGTGACCCCGCGAGGTTGGCGGCTCGCTGCGCGCGACTGAGGCCCGCCTGGTCGGCCACGGGGCGGGCCTGGGTCAGGGCGGCCGGCCAGGGGTGGGCGGGCAGGCCGAGCGCGCGCAGGGCGCGGGCCGCCAGGACGGCCAGGCGGGCGACCGGGTCGTGGCCCCTCGCGCCGACCGTCGCCCGGGCGCTCGGCACCGGGACGACCGCGAAACCCTCGGCCAGCGCGCGGGCGACGCCGGGGGTGTCAGAGAGCGCGGTGAACGCGGTGATTGCCGTGAACGCCAGGGCCTCCGCCAGGGCGGTGGCCAACGTCACCGCGCCGCGTTCCTTGTAGGCGAGGACGGCCTGGCGCACCGGGCCCTCGTACGGGCCGGCCGACCAGCAGTCGGGCAGGCCGGACGGGCGGGGGTGCGGGAGGCGCCGGGCCGGGTGGGCGCTC
The Actinomadura luzonensis genome window above contains:
- a CDS encoding ComF family protein, with product MLTAVLDLLLPPVCAACGAKGARCCPACLAELSAHPARRLPHPRPSGLPDCWSAGPYEGPVRQAVLAYKERGAVTLATALAEALAFTAITAFTALSDTPGVARALAEGFAVVPVPSARATVGARGHDPVARLAVLAARALRALGLPAHPWPAALTQARPVADQAGLSRAQRAANLAGSLRVSLSANGPPAPHVLLVDDIVTTGATLAEAARALRAAGTRVPAAVTVAATRRRS